Proteins found in one Leguminivora glycinivorella isolate SPB_JAAS2020 chromosome 4, LegGlyc_1.1, whole genome shotgun sequence genomic segment:
- the LOC125225454 gene encoding insulin-like growth factor-binding protein complex acid labile subunit: MNHQLVLVTACLVLPLLTRSSTTFLDFDGINSNELCFSCTCNDDRTNVDCSRRGLTDIPEGSGDMVQKLNISNNEISIFPSNLSRFYNLVTLDISSNLLKELPENAFQNLTKLESLNLSSNEFEEWFHLNPNYFIKQAVHLKTLDLSRNKFRTLGNLANQELLISSSLETLILNDCEIESIHGRSPLGGLDNLRVLKLNNNPLLRIQGIVSTTLKSLYLSNCLLTTIGQNDLLYLPSLIYLRLSRNFRLDLSTASTHLFSDSIKYLDISYCNIMQPSLQGFPNLRKVLINHNMIRYLRSNEFINNSKLEHLDLSYNNIGSLRSDTFKGLSILKYLDLSWNEIANVPEDSLLDMPSLTYINLSRNYLTRVGHLRSLSVNTVDMSQCEITTIGKDSFEGLQSLVDINLSHNLLSHIPDSISSNTLQYLNLNYNRISAISNYTFFMLPRLTGLGVIGNRFTVIWSREHFQSNPYLERLDLSDNMWRCDCTDDNMYDFFEFVTLEPNKKEESYNLICNSPSNVVGRTWLEACYYTWNPTESRSSPDSVIWFIIIMIIGLALCLILVNTIKRSMKRRMASIQAERERQVEEARDRLRQLRMRAEQEALCNAPDPRDLVAPPSYDEALSMPKLNASCRSLCEVGTEKTKRKKGRRKTKSSGDLLEETERNGDVTILNDLDRSETPDSSRRRSRRRRPARYGSHEITELEHSPGARRRRMSEYIGDGADGDTEDSVTVEVEAEVERPLRPRNRRHSVDDDDLRESNF, translated from the exons ATGAATCATCAACTCGTACTTGTGACAGCATGTCTTGTGCTACCTTTGCTGACACGAAGTTCGACTACATTTTTGGATTTCGATGGCATAAATTCTAATGAATTGTGTTTTTCCTGCACATGCAATGATGATAGAACTAATGTCGACTGTTCAAGAAGAGGACTCACTGATATACCGGAAGGATCTGGTGATATG GTACAGAAGCtgaatatttcaaataatgaaATATCAATCTTTCCATCAAACTTAAGCAGATTCTATAACTTGGTCACCCTGGATATCAGTTCGAATCTGCTGAAAGAGTTGCCAGAAAATGCGTTCCAAAATCTTACCAAATTAGAATCACTAAACTTATCCAGCAATGAATTCGAAGAATGGTTTCACTTGAACCCAAATTACTTCATCAAACAGGCCGTGCACTTGAAAACGTTGGATTTATCGCGTAACAAATTTAGGACACTTGGAAATTTGGCAAATCAAGAATTGTTGATAAGTTCTTCGTTGGAAACATTAATCTTGAACGATTGCGAAATCGAATCCATACACGGCAGATCCCCATTAGGTGGGCTTGATAACCTAAGAGTGCTCAAATTGAACAACAATCCGTTGTTGAGAATTCAAGGCATCGTATCAACTACTTTGAAAAGTCTTTACTTGAGCAATTGCCTCCTCACTACGATTGGTCAGAATGATCTCCTATACTTACCATCTTTAATATATTTGAGATTGTCACGAAACTTCAGGTTAGATTTATCAACAGCAAGTACACATTTGTTTTCAGATTCCATTAAATACCTAGACATTTCATATTGTAACATTATGCAGCCCAGCTTACAAGGGTTCCCAAATTTAAGAAAAGTGTTAATCAATCACAATATGATTAGGTACTTACGAAGTAATGAATTCATAAATAATAGTAAGCTGGAACATTTGGACTTGTCGTATAATAACATTGGTTCTCTAAGGTCGGACACCTTCAAAGGGCTCagcatattaaaatatttagacTTATCGTGGAATGAAATTGCTAATGTACCTGAAGACAGTTTATTAGACATGCCGTCACTGACATACATTAATCTTTCGAGAAATTATTTGACAAGAGTTGGACATTTGAGATCTTTATCCGTGAACACGGTGGACATGAGTCAATGCGAAATCACAACCATAGGAAAGGACTCGTTTGAAGGATTACAATCATTAGTCGATATAAATCTCTCTCACAACTTATTGTCACATATCCCTGACAGTATTTCATCAAACACACTccaatatttaaatttgaactaCAATAGAATTAGTGCCATAAGTAACTACACATTTTTTATGTTACCAAGGTTGACGGGATTAGGTGTTATTGGAAATAGATTCACTGTTATTTGGAGCAGGGAACATTTCCAATCAAATCCGTATTTAGAGCGGTTGGATCTTAGTGACAATATGTGGCGTTGTGATTGCACTGATGATAACATGTATGATTTTTTCGAGTTTGTGACCTTAGAACCTAATAAAAAAGAGGAatcttataatttaatttgcaaCAGTCCTTCCAATGTTGTTGGACGAACTTGGTTAGAAGCATGCTACTACACATGGAATCCCACTGAAAGCAGGTCTAGCCCGGATAGCGTCATctggtttattattattatgataatAGGTTTGGCCTTGTGTCTTATCTTAGTTAATACCATCAAACGATCTATGAAACGCCGTATGGCGTCAATACAAGCAGAGCGTGAAAGGCAAGTGGAAGAAGCGAGAGATAGGTTAAGACAGCTGCGGATGAGAGCGGAGCAGGAAGCACTCTGCAATGCCCCGGACCCTCGAGATTTGGTCGCACCACCATCTTACGACGAAGCTCTCTCAATGCCGAAATTGAACGCATCCTGTCGTTCTCTGTGCGAAGTTGGAACTGAGAAAACTAAAAGGAAGAAAGGGCGGAGAAAAACAAAGTCCAGTGGAGACTTGCTTGAAGAGACGGAAAGAAATGGAGATGTGACAATTCTGAATGATTTGGATCGTAGTGAGACGCCTGACAGCAGTCGCAGACGAAGTCGTAGAAGGCGACCAGCTAGGTATGGCAGTCATGAAATAACTGAGCTAGAACATTCGCCAGGAGCTCGGCGGCGACGTATGTCGGAATACATCGGAGACGGCGCCGACGGTGACACAGAAGACAGCGTCACTGTAGAAGTAGAGGCGGAAGTGGAGAGGCCACTACGGCCTAGAAATCGGAGGCATTCTGTTGATGACGACGACCTAAGAGaaagtaatttttaa